One Candidatus Sysuiplasma acidicola genomic window carries:
- a CDS encoding antibiotic biosynthesis monooxygenase: MLTVGLYYDVVPGKEKDFEEYFNLVAAEIKKKDGFVSALLYKRVDKPDSYLIYSEWRDRESFEAFIKSREFSGAKAGGSDMLAGRPSHKIYNIV; encoded by the coding sequence ATGCTTACCGTCGGTCTGTACTATGACGTTGTTCCAGGGAAGGAGAAGGATTTTGAAGAGTACTTCAACCTCGTCGCTGCTGAAATAAAGAAGAAGGACGGTTTCGTCTCTGCGCTGCTGTATAAACGAGTGGACAAACCAGACAGTTATCTCATTTATTCAGAGTGGAGAGACAGAGAATCCTTTGAAGCGTTTATCAAGTCGAGGGAGTTCAGCGGCGCCAAGGCAGGCGGATCTGATATGCTGGCGGGAAGGCCATCACATAAGATATACAACATA